In one Lolium rigidum isolate FL_2022 chromosome 3, APGP_CSIRO_Lrig_0.1, whole genome shotgun sequence genomic region, the following are encoded:
- the LOC124702039 gene encoding fructose-1,6-bisphosphatase, chloroplastic produces the protein MAAATATTSRPLLLPRQQAVASFLQCGLPRRTGGGLFAGQASAPSMRCMAVVDAASAPVAKPKTRSSYDIITLTTWLLKQEMAGVIDGEMTIVLSSISTACKQIGSLVQRAPISNLTGVQGATNVQGEDQKKLDVISNEVFSNCLRSSGRTGVIASEEEDVPVAVEESYSGNYIVVFDPLDGSSNIDAAVSTGSIFGIYSPADECLAGIGDNPTLDEVTQMCVVNVCQPGTNLLAAGYCMYSSSIIFVLTIGTGVYVFTLDPMYGEFVLTQEKVQIPKSGKIYSFNEGNYALWDDKLKKYMDSLKEPGTSGKPYSARYIGSLVGDFHRTMLYGGIYGYPRDTNSKNGKLRLLYECAPMSFIAEQAGGKGSDGHQRVLDIMPTEVHQRVPLYVGSVEEVEKVEKFLA, from the exons ATGGCCGCCGCGACCGCAACCACCTCCCGCCCGCTTCTGCTCCCCCGCCAGCAGGCGGTGGCCAGCTTCCTCCAATGCGGCCTCCCCAGGAGGACCGGAGGCGGCCTCTTCGCCGGCCAGGCTTCGGCTCCGAGCATGCGGTGCATGGCGGTCGTGGACGCGGCCTCGGCGCCGGTAGcaaagcctaaaacaaggagcaGCTACGATATCATCACCCTGACGACGTGGCTGCTGAAGCAGGAGATGGCCGGGGTCATCGATGGCGAGATGACCATCGTGCTGTCCAGCATCTCCACCGCGTGCAAGCAGATTGGGTCACTGGTGCAGCGCGCGCCCATCTCCAACCTCACTGGCGTCCAGGGTGCCACCAACGTGCAGGGTGAGGACCAGAAGAAGCTCGACGTCATCTCCAACGAG GTGTTCTCGAACTGTCTGAGGTCGAGCGGGCGCACCGGCGTGATCgcatcggaggaggaggacgtgccGGTGGCGGTGGAGGAGAGCTACTCGGGAAACTACATCGTGGTGTTCGACCCGCTCGACGGCTCCTCCAACATCGATGCCGCCGTCTCCACCGGCTCCATCTTCGGCATCTACAGCCCCGCCGACGAGTGCCTCGCCGGCATCGGCGACAACCCAACC CTTGACGAGGTGACGCAGATGTGCGTGGTGAATGTGTGCCAGCCGGGGACCAACCTGCTGGCCGCCGGCTACTGCATGTACTCGAGCTCCATCATCTTCGTGCTCACCATCGGCACCGGGGTGTACGTGTTCACGCTGGACCCAATGTACGGCGAGTTCGTGCTGACGCAGGAGAAGGTGCAGATCCCCAAATCTGGCAAGATCTACTCCTTCAACGAGGGCAACTACGCGCTCTGGGACGACAAGCTCAAGAAGTACATGGACAGCCTCAAGGAACCCGGCACCTCCGGCAAGCCCTACTCTGCCCGCTACATCGGCAGCCTCGTCGGCGACTTCCACCGCACCATGCTCTACGGCGGCATCTACGGCTACCCCAGGGACACCAACAGTAAGAATGGCAAGCTGCGGCTGCTCTACGAGTGCGCGCCCATGAGCTTCATCGCAGAGCAGGCTGGCGGCAAAGGCTCCGATGGCCACCAGAGGGTACTTGACATTATGCCCACAGAG GTCCATCAGAGAGTGCCTCTGTACGTTGGAAGCGTGGAGGAAGTAGAGAAGGTGGAAAAGTTCTTGGCTTGA